ATGAAGATGTTGCGTATTCCGTTGTTGATGGTGGGCCTGCTGTTGTGCTCCCAGGGGTTTGCCGCCACCGCCCAGCAGAACAAGATGACCAGCTGTAACGCCGAAGCCACCGCCAAGAGCCTCAAGGGCGACGAGCGCAAGGCCTTCATGAGCACCTGCCTCAAGGCCGCCCCGGCCGCTGCCGCCACCCCTTCCACGCCTCAGGAAAGAATGAAGACCTGCAACGCCGACGCCACCGCCAAGGCCCTCAAGGGCGATGCGCGCAAGGCGTTCATGAGTGATTGCCTGAAGAAGAAATAGGCCCGAATCGGTGGGGCCAAGGTGTCGAATCGGTGACCGAACCTTGGCCTGCATCGGCTCTTATGGATTTATGGATCACGTAACTCGTTATTTTTCAATGAGATAAATCCTATTTTTACCGCTCGTCGCTTTTTTATTGTGTAAATTTTTTTACATTTAAACTTTATCCCCTTCGAAATCAGGTGCCGGGATGCACCGCGCGCATGCTCTGCTAGCCAGTGTGCGTGATTCCAGGGAATGAAAGGCATGTCGCGTTTTGGCTTATTCAGGCCGGTAGTAGCGTTTTGTGCTTTGTCCGGGCCATTGGCCCTCAGCGCCGCACCGTTGCAGACTCCGGGTGATCGCGACTTGATCCGTGATCGCCAGCAGCAGTTGCTGCAAGAGCAGCAGAAGCGTCTCGACGAACTCCAGCAACTCCCCGGCCAAACCTTGCCCGCCGAGCCTGCCCCGCAACCGGGAGAGCAGCGCTGCTTCACGATCAAGACCGTGATTCTCAAAGGTGCCGACCACCTGAGCAGCGCCGACCGCGAACGCCTGGTGGCGCCCTATCGCAACCAGTGCCTGTCGGTGGCGCAGATCAACACCCTGCTAAAGGCCATCACCCACCACTACCTGCAGCAGGGCTATGTCACCACGCGTGCCTACCTGCCGGCTCAGGAACTGGCCTCGGGGGATCTGACCATCGTGGTGGTCGAAGGCCGCCTGGAAAGCCTGGATAGTTCGGCCCTGGCCAGCTCCCGGGAACTGGCCATGAGCTTTCCCGGCACCACCGGTGAGGTGCTCAATCTGCGGGAGCTGGAACAGTTGGTGGATCAGCTCAGCCGCCTGCCTTCGCGCCAGGTCGAGTTGGAGTTGTCACCGGGGGAAAAACTGGGCGACAGCCGTGTCGGCCTCAAGGGCCAGCGTCTGAAACCCTGGCGGGTTACGGCAACCCGCAATAACAGCGGCGACAAGAGCACCGGTGAACAGCAGGCCGGCCTCGGCCTGGACTGGGACAGCCCTCTGGGCCTGGCGGACCAGCTCAGTCTGCGGGCCAACCAGGACACGGTCAGCGACCACTGGCGCCATTCCGACAACCAGAGCCTCTACTACAGCCTGCCCTGGGGCTGGTGGACCGTCAGTTACTCCTACAGCCAGAGCTACTACCGCACCCGCAATGACAGCACCGGCTTCGCCTTCAGCATGGACGGCGACAGCACCAACCAGCAGTTGCGCGCCGAACGGGTACTGCACCGCGACAACCTGAGCAAGACCGGCATGAGCCTGGGCCTGAGTCAGTTGCGCACGCGCAACTACATCGACGACAACCTGATCGATGTCTCCAGTAACCGCATCACCGAAAGCCAACTGGGTTTCAACCACGGGCGGCGCATCGGCAATGCCCTGGTCAACGCCGATATCGGCTGGCAGCAGGGCATCGGTGCCCTGGACGCCCAAGGCAGCGGCAATCCCCATGGCAGTGAACCCGTGGCCCGTTACAACAAATACAGCCTGACCCTGAGCTACCTGCAGCCCTTTCGCCTGTGGGACGAGAATTTCAGCTTCGACAGCCTGGCCACCGGTCAGCGCAGCGAGGACGTGCTCTTCAGCCCTCAGCGCATCAGCCTCGGCGGGCTCAACTCGGTGCGTGGTTTCCAGGACCAGACCCTGTCCGGCAATAGCGGCGGTTACTGGCGTAACCAGCTGCGCTGGCGCCGCGCGGTGACCTGGCCGGCGCTGCAACCCTTTGTTCAGGAATACGGTATGGCCTTTGCCTACGACGTTGGGGTGATCAAGGGCGATCGCTACAACCACGACGCCAAGGGCCGCATGAGCGGCAATGCCCTGGAACTCAATGCCCGCGGCCAGTATCTGGCCGCATCCGTCAGCTTCGCGCGCTCCCTGGAGCGGCCGGCAATTATCGAGAGGCGAGAGCACCCGGTGTATTTCCGGGTCGACCTGTTCTTCTGACTCGCCCGCCACGTTATTGAATGGATGATTCGCACATGGACGTACGCAAGCCTTTTGCCCAATGCATTGCCCTGTCGCTGTCGGGGATTCTCTTTCTCAACCCGATCGTCAGTGTGGCCGCCGGCCTGACCCTGGACCCGGCCGCAGGCGGTAACGCCACCATCGGCGCGGCGGGCAATGGCGTACCCATCGTCAATATCAACGCCGCCAATGGCGCCGGGCTGTCCCACAACAAATTCAGCGAATACAACGTTGGCAGCAACGGCCTGATCCTCAACAACGCCACCGGTTCGACCCAGAACACCCAGCTGGGCGGCTACATCATCGGCAACCCCAATCTCAAGGGGCAGGCGGCTCAGGTGATTCTCAACGAAGTCACCGGCAGCAATCGCAGCAAGCTGGCGGGCTACACCGAGGTCGCCGGTCAGTCGGCCCGGGTGATCGTCGCCAACCCCCATGGCATCACCTGTAACGGTTGCGGCTTTATCAACACTCCGCGGGCCACCTTGACCACCGGCAAACCGGTGATCGAAGGGCAGAAGCTCGATCGTTTCCAGGTCGATGGCGGTGACATCAGCATTGAAGGCGCCGGCCTCAACGCCAGCAACATCGATCAGTTCGACCTGATCACCCGCAGCACCAAACTCAATGCCGACCTGTACGCCAAGAAGCTCAACGTCATTACTGGGCGCAACGACGTCAAGGCCGACGACCTGAGCGTCACGGCCCGGGACGCCGACGCCAGCGCCAAGCCGGAACTGGCCATCGACAGCTCGGCCCTGGGCGGCATGTACGCGGGGGCGATCCGCCTGGTGGGCACGGAAAAGGGCGTGGGCGTGAACATGTCCGGGGAAATGGCGGCCAGCACCGGCGACATCCAGATCGATGCCAACGGCAAGGTCACGGTCGCCGGCATGGGCGCCAACCAGGCGATCGCGATCAAGGCTCAAAGCATCGACCTCAAGGGCAAGGCCTATGCCGGGACCGAAGCGACCCTGCAGGCCAAGGAGCAGATCGAGGTGGGCACCAGTCTGGCGGCCCGGGATCAGGTGCGGGTGGTGGACGCCGGGCAACTGGTCAACCACGGCATCATCGAGGCCGGGGTCAACAGCGACAACAGCCGCAACGATCAAGGCGTGGTCAAGCTGAACGCCGACAACTTGGAAAACCGCGGCAATGTGCTGGCCAGCGGCAATCTGCAACTGACGGCGCGGCAGACCCTGAACAACCAGAACGGAGTGATCCAGGGACCCAAGGTCGAAGTCAAGGCAGCGCGCCTGGTCAACCAGGGCGAGCAGGCCCGGGTGCTGGCACACAACGAACTGGTGCTGACTACCCCGGCCATCGCCAACTTGGGCGGCCTGATCCGTTTTGGCGAGCGCCAGGCCGCCAGCCTGACGCTGGACAGCCTGAACAACAATGGCGGGCGCCTGGAAGTGGCGGGCGCCGAGCTGACCCTCAATGCTCGTGAGGTGAGCAACCGGCAGGGCTCGATGATCGCTGATCAGATCGATATCAGCGCCGAGCGGCTGGACAACCAGCAAGGCCTGATCGGTGCCAGCCAGGGCAGTGCCACGTTCAAGGTCAGCGAGCAGTTGAACAACAATGGCGGCCGGCTTCAGGCCCAGACCCTGCTGGAAACCCAGGGCGGGGAGCTGCTCAACCAGGGCGGCAAGCTGCTGGCCGACCAGATCAAGGTGACCGGCAAGCGCCTGGACAACAGCCAGAAGGGCCTGATCAGCGCCGAGAAGGGCGCACTGCAAGTGAGCCTCGATCAGGACCTGGTCAATGCCGATGGCAAGTTGCAGGCCACTTCGCTGCTGAACCTCAAGGCCGGCAGCGTGGACAACCGCGGCGGTACCCTGATCGCCCCGCAACTGACCCTCAACAGCGGCGGCAAGCTCGGCAACCAGGGCGGCACCCTCACCGCCGACGCGCTGGAGCTGCACACCGCGGACATCGACAACCAGGGCGGCCTGCTGCAGGGCAAGGACAGCCTGCTGCTGGACGCTCGGGACCTGGCGAACCAGCAGGGCCAGGTCATCGGCGACGTGCTGAGCGCCAACCTCGACAGCCTCAGCCAGAACCAGGCCGGGGTGTTGAGCGCCGAGACCGGCAAGCTCACGCTGACGGTCAAACAGCACCTGAACAATGCCCTGGGCCACCTGCAGGCCAAGACCGGTGACGTGCAGATCGTCTCGGGCAGCCTGAACAACCAGGGCGGTGTGGTGGTGGGCAATCACTTGCTGCTGACCAACACCGGCCTGCTGGATAACCGTGGTGGGCAATTGGCCGGTGATCGGCTGACCGTCACTACCCAGCGCCTGGACAATCAGGCCGGTGGCCTGCTGGCGGCGGGTCGCGATGGCCTGCACTTGACGCTGACCGCCGACGGAGCGACGCCGGGGCAACTGCTTAACAGCCAGGGACGCCTGCAAAGCGACGGGCACCTGCAGATCGACGGTGGTCAGTTGAACAACAGTGGCGGGGTGTTGCTGGGCACCAGCCTTGGCATCGATGCCGCTGGCCTCGACAACAGCGCCAAGGGCGCGGTGGTGGCCAATCAGGGGGCGCTGGAGCTGAACCTCAACCAGGGCGCCCTGAACAACAATGCCGGAGTCATCGACGCTGGTGAACAGGCGCTGCGGGTGACCCAGGGCGGGCAACTGGACAACCAGGGCGGCACCCTCAAGGGCAAGCGCCTGGAGGTCGAGGGCGCAGCCTTGGATAACCGTCAGGGACAACTGCTGGCCGGTAGCGATGGTTTGAACCTGGTGGCCGGCGGCCTGAACAACGCCCAAGGGATGA
This genomic stretch from Pseudomonas sp. Os17 harbors:
- a CDS encoding PsiF family protein, with translation MKMLRIPLLMVGLLLCSQGFAATAQQNKMTSCNAEATAKSLKGDERKAFMSTCLKAAPAAAATPSTPQERMKTCNADATAKALKGDARKAFMSDCLKKK
- a CDS encoding ShlB/FhaC/HecB family hemolysin secretion/activation protein — encoded protein: MSRFGLFRPVVAFCALSGPLALSAAPLQTPGDRDLIRDRQQQLLQEQQKRLDELQQLPGQTLPAEPAPQPGEQRCFTIKTVILKGADHLSSADRERLVAPYRNQCLSVAQINTLLKAITHHYLQQGYVTTRAYLPAQELASGDLTIVVVEGRLESLDSSALASSRELAMSFPGTTGEVLNLRELEQLVDQLSRLPSRQVELELSPGEKLGDSRVGLKGQRLKPWRVTATRNNSGDKSTGEQQAGLGLDWDSPLGLADQLSLRANQDTVSDHWRHSDNQSLYYSLPWGWWTVSYSYSQSYYRTRNDSTGFAFSMDGDSTNQQLRAERVLHRDNLSKTGMSLGLSQLRTRNYIDDNLIDVSSNRITESQLGFNHGRRIGNALVNADIGWQQGIGALDAQGSGNPHGSEPVARYNKYSLTLSYLQPFRLWDENFSFDSLATGQRSEDVLFSPQRISLGGLNSVRGFQDQTLSGNSGGYWRNQLRWRRAVTWPALQPFVQEYGMAFAYDVGVIKGDRYNHDAKGRMSGNALELNARGQYLAASVSFARSLERPAIIERREHPVYFRVDLFF